A window of the Balaenoptera acutorostrata chromosome 13, mBalAcu1.1, whole genome shotgun sequence genome harbors these coding sequences:
- the LOC103005124 gene encoding cytochrome c oxidase subunit 6A1, mitochondrial-like, with the protein MVAAAGSRVSGPLGRSRLQLSWPMSSGTHGEQGSARVRKALTCLVALPRVGVSMLDVFLKSRPGEEGRRESVGYPHLRIRSKPFPWEDGNHTLVQNPHVNLLPTGCEDE; encoded by the coding sequence ATGGTGGCAGCAGCCGGATCCCGGGTATCTGGGCCGCTAGGTCGTTCGCGGCTGCAGCTGAGTTGGCCCATGTCGAGTGGTACCCACGGCGAGCAGGGCTCAGCTCGCGTGCGGAAGGCCCTCACCTGCCTCGTGGCGCTCCCCAGGGTGGGAGTGAGCATGCTGGACGTCTTCCTGAAGTCGCGCCCCGGAGAGGAGGGCAGACGGGAGTCGGTCGGCTACCCCCATCTCCGCATCAGGTCCAAGCCCTTTCCCTGGGAAGATGGTAACCATACCCTTGTCCAGAACCCTCATGTGAATCTGCTTCCAACTGGCTGTGAAGATGAATAA